Proteins from one Planctomyces sp. SH-PL62 genomic window:
- a CDS encoding DUF1501 domain-containing protein has translation MAEIREHRDDPLLISTRRHFFSRTSLGLGGAALATLLGGAADPSSSGSPDAARGALDGPHFAPKAKRVIYLFMSGGPSQLDLFDYKPLLNQMNGRDLPESVRQGQRLTGMSSNQAALPLAGSLFGFSRHGDSGAWISELLPHTAKVADDLCFIRSLHTEAINHDPAITFFQTGSQIAGRPSMGAWLSYGLGSMNENLPTFCVLISQRPVDQPLYSRLWGNGFLPSIHQGVQFRSGAEPVLYLENPPGTSAAGRRKMLDRLRELHQKEYESSLDPAVAARITQYEMAYRMQTSVPEAAGVANEPDHIYDLYGPDARKPGTFAANCLLARRLAERGVRFIQLYHPGWDHHGGLPAGIRQLTKETDQGCAALIHDLKQRGMLEDTLVLWGGEFGRTNYSQGKLTPTDYGRDHHPRCFTAWAAGGGVKPGLTFGETDDFGYNVVADPVHIHDFQATILALLGIDHERLTYKFQGRYFRLTDVAGNVVKDVIQA, from the coding sequence ATGGCCGAGATTCGTGAACATCGAGACGACCCCCTCTTGATCAGCACTCGCCGCCATTTCTTCTCGCGGACGAGCCTTGGACTGGGTGGGGCGGCGCTCGCGACCCTTCTGGGGGGCGCGGCCGATCCGTCGTCCTCCGGTTCGCCGGACGCCGCCCGGGGCGCTCTGGACGGACCGCATTTCGCTCCCAAGGCGAAACGGGTCATTTACTTGTTCATGAGCGGAGGTCCGTCGCAACTCGACCTGTTCGACTACAAGCCGCTTTTGAATCAGATGAACGGGCGCGATCTCCCCGAATCGGTTCGGCAAGGTCAACGTCTGACTGGGATGTCCTCGAACCAGGCGGCCTTGCCGCTCGCCGGTTCGTTGTTCGGGTTTTCGCGTCACGGCGACTCGGGCGCGTGGATCAGCGAGTTGCTGCCGCACACCGCGAAGGTCGCCGACGACCTCTGTTTCATCCGGTCGCTCCATACCGAGGCCATCAACCACGACCCGGCGATCACCTTCTTCCAGACCGGTTCGCAGATCGCCGGCCGGCCCTCGATGGGCGCCTGGCTGAGTTACGGCCTGGGATCGATGAATGAAAATCTGCCGACGTTCTGCGTCCTGATCAGCCAGAGGCCCGTCGATCAGCCGCTCTACTCGCGGCTCTGGGGCAACGGCTTCCTGCCGTCGATCCATCAGGGCGTCCAGTTCCGATCCGGGGCCGAGCCGGTCCTCTATCTGGAGAATCCACCAGGGACAAGCGCCGCGGGTCGTCGCAAGATGCTCGATCGCCTCCGCGAACTGCACCAGAAGGAGTACGAATCGAGCCTCGACCCGGCGGTCGCCGCGAGGATCACCCAGTACGAGATGGCCTACCGGATGCAGACCTCCGTCCCGGAGGCCGCCGGCGTGGCAAATGAACCCGATCATATCTATGATCTTTACGGACCCGACGCCCGCAAGCCGGGGACCTTCGCCGCCAACTGTCTCCTGGCTCGCCGACTCGCCGAGCGCGGGGTGCGGTTCATCCAACTCTACCATCCCGGCTGGGATCACCACGGCGGCCTGCCCGCCGGCATCCGGCAGCTGACGAAGGAAACCGACCAGGGCTGCGCCGCGCTCATTCACGACCTGAAGCAGCGTGGGATGCTCGAGGACACCCTCGTGCTCTGGGGAGGGGAATTCGGTCGTACAAACTACAGCCAGGGTAAACTGACGCCAACCGATTACGGGCGAGACCATCACCCTCGGTGCTTCACCGCCTGGGCCGCCGGGGGGGGGGTGAAGCCCGGCCTCACGTTCGGCGAGACCGATGATTTCGGCTACAACGTCGTCGCCGACCCCGTTCATATCCACGACTTCCAGGCCACGATCTTGGCGCTTCTCGGCATCGACCACGAGCGACTGACTTATAAATTCCAGGGACGCTACTTCCGACTGACGGACGTCGCCGGAAACGTCGTCAAGGATGTGATCCAGGCTTGA